The nucleotide sequence CTTCTTCTAAAAAGTCAAATGTGTAATTCTCGCCAGCATTCTCAAAAATCTTTGTCAATCGATCGGTACAATTGAACAGCACTGATGAGAATGGTATGGTAGCCGCTTTGATCTCATTACTGGTCAGACTTTTAGGAAAAAGCTCTGAAAGAATTAGATCGATAGGTTCAGAATAATCATCTAGATTTTCTTCGGTAATATCGGCATTAGGAAAGCCATTCTTAGAGATGGCCTGTAACAAGGCAGAATAGTAAAGCTTCTTAAAACCGTTTTTTTCGGTTTCAACGCGAGAGGCATAAGCATTGATTAATCTATCAAAACTTAGCACCACATCCATCTGGTGGTCTCCACTAAAACTAGAGTTACATTTCATATATTAAAAATACGATTATTGATTGGTTTAAGGTTCAATATCCGTGCCTTGGGATTATTTTAACCCGAATTATCTAGTATTTTTGGTAAAAATTAAGAAATGAGATCAGTCTTACCCCTTTTTTTTATAACTCTTTGTCTATTAAGCTGTCAGGAAAATAAAGGACCTGCCATCATTACAGGTAAAGCTCCCAATGTTCCTAATGGCATACGTGTTTATTTGAATGAAGTCGATGGAAATGGTTCTCCTATACCACTGGATACCGCCATTGTTATGAACGAGAAGTTTGACTTCGGCTTGCAGGAAGTACAGGAACTAAGCGATCAACGTCTACTAACGCTGGACGGTGCTAATGGTATCCTGCTCTTCGTGTCAGAAAATCAGCCTATAGAATTAGAGCTTAAAAAGGACAGCCTGGTGTACAGTACGGTTCGTGCTGGAAAAGAAAATGAAGTGTTTTCTGAATACCTAAAAATGAGAGTTGATCAAGCGGTTTCCACCCAAAATCTACGTCAGGATCAGCAAGAGGTTTTTGACAAAGAAGGTCAAGAAGGCCTGGAGCGACTCAAAAAAGAATACGAGACGATGCAGTTGACCTATAATGACAACATGATCAATTTTATCAAGAAGCATCCTAACGAGATCGTAGCACCGGTCGCGCTGCAATCTTTGTACAATGAATATAGACTGGAACCTGAAAAAATTAGAGAACTTTACAACCTCATTGATAAAGACCTTGTAGATCATCCCGTCATGCAGTCCATTGATGAAAAACTGGTTAGAGTGGAAACAGTCGCCATAGGTAAAAAAGCACCTTATTTTGAAGGTAAGAATCCAGCTGGTGAGGTGATCAAACTTCCTGAAGTGCTGGGGAAAGTAACTCTAATCGATTTTTGGGCCAGCTGGTGCGGACCTTGTAGAAGAGAGAACCCCAATGTCGTTGAAGCCTACCAAAAATACCACGATAAAGGCTTCAATATCATAAGTGTATCGCTGGATCAGGAAAGTGACAGAGATAAGTGGATAGCAGCCATCGAGGATGATCAAATGACCTGGAATCACATTTCAAGACTAAAAAAATGGCAAGACCCTATTGCGCAATTGTACAACGTGTCTGCAATTCCAGCTACTTTTCTTTTAGATGAAAACGGTGTCATCATTGAAAAAAACCTCAGAGGAAAAGCACTACATGACAAGCTGGAAGAACTGCTCAATTAAATTTTTCCCAGTTTCATTAGGACAAATAGAATGATGATAGGAATAAGTAAGGCAATGACGGTAATAGGCTCATTTAAGATAATTCTATAATCATAAATTAGGGTCGTCGCATAGCCTGCAACAGCACCGCCAAAATGCGCATCGTGCCCAATATTACCTACTCTATTCTTGATTCCATAAATAGAATATACCAGATACCCTATACCAAAGACATAGCCTGGTATAATGCCATAAATCATCATTTCTGGAGACAATAGAATACTACTATACAAAATTCCAGAAACCGCGCCACTGGCTCCTATCGCACTATAATGGTATTCATCCTTGTGGAACAAGTAACTCAAAAAATTACCGCCCAATAAGCTAACGATGTATAGGATGACAAAAGAAACATCTCCTAAACTGCTCACCACGATGTTAGCAAAAAAATAAAGCGTCAGCATATTGACAAACAAGTGCTGTAAATCCAGATGTAGAAAACCACTGGTAAAAAACCTAAAGTGTTCACCACGCTGGATGCCATAGATATTGAACTTGTATCGATCAAAGAATTCCAGATCCTGAAAGCCTTTAAAGCTAATGATACAAGTGATTGCGATAATAGCAATGGTGACAAGGTCAATGCTGTAAAACATATAAAAATACTTAGTGGGCAAGATAGTATATTTGCCAAAAATCCTTTGATGCAAGCCGCTGCATTTTACATCGCTTACCCTTTTATTTGGCTCATTGCAAGACTTCCCTTTGCCGTGATTTATGCCTTAAGTGATGTGGTTTACTTTATCCTGTATTACATCATTGGGTACCGCAAAAAGGTCATTGCATCAAATATCAAAATTGCCTTTCCTGGGTTGAATGCTCAGCAAGTCGTAGCTCTTTCAAAAAAAAGTACACGCCACTTCTGTGACATATTTGTCGAGATGATCAAGTCGACAGGAATAAGCCGTGGAGAAGTTCAAAAAAGATTTGTTTGTGACAATGTGGATGAGATTAACGCTTTCGCGAAAGCGGGACAACCCATCGTCCTCATGTTAGCACACCAGGCCAGTTACGAATGGACCATAGCTCTAGATGATTTCCTGGATTTTAGGACTTATGTGGTGTACAAACCCATTAAAAACCCGCATTTTGACCAGTACATAAGAGAAGTGCGATCCAAATTTGGTTCTGATCTCGTTCCCATGAAAAAGGCCTATAACATCATACGCGCCAGTCGCAATTCTGATGAAGCTGGTTTGTACGCTCTCGTCGCAGATCAAGCGCCCAAGCCATCATCAGCGCAGTTTTTTACAAAGTTCTTTGATCAGGTAACACCGGTATTTATGGGTGGCGAGCGCATGGCACATCAATACGGCATGCCTGTATATTACTTGCAGGTAGAAAAAGTGCGGCGCGGTTATTACAAGGCGCATTTTGACAAGATTACTCTTGACGCCAGTAAAGAACCAGAATGGCTTGTCACCGATTCATTTTTCCAAAAGCTGGAAGATCAAATCAGGAAACAGCCAGAATACTATTTATGGTCTCACAAACGCTGGAAAACCAAACCACAGGATGTTAAGCGTGCTGTTGAGCTATCGCCTCGAGTTCATCAATAAAGCGATCTGCTAATTGATCTGCAGATTCTTGACTAGCAGATTCTGTATAAATTCTAATGATAGGTTCGGTATTTGATTTCCGCAAGTGTACCCATTCGTTTTCAAAATCGATCTTGACACCATCGATGGTTGTCAAATCTTCTGAAGCATATTTTTTCTCCACATCTTTGAGAATGGCATCTACCGGCATCCCTTTAGTAAGTTCTACCTTTTTCTTGCTCATGAAATAGCTGGGATAACTAGCTCTAAGTTCGCTTACCTTCATTTTCTTTTCAGTCAACAAAGAAAGGAACAATGCGATCCCAACCAACGCGTCACGACCGTAATGACTGTCTGGATATATGATCCCACCATTTCCTTCACCACCTATTACAGCTTTTACGTCTTTCATTTTTTGAACTACGTTCACCTCACCAACGGCAGCGGCCTGATAAGTGCCACCATGCTTTTCAGTCACGTCGCGCAAGGCTCTGGAAGATGAAAGATTGCTTACCGTATTGCCTTTGTTTTTGCTCAGGACATAATCAGCACAAGCGACTAGCGTGTATTCTTCACCAAACATTTCGCCAGTTTCTGTGATAAATGCCAATCGATCCACGTCTGGATCTACTGTGATACCAAAGTCGGCTTGATGCTCTTTTACGGCAGCACACAAATCGCCTAGATGCTCTTTAAGCGGCTCTGGATTGTGTGGGAAATGACCTGTGGGATCGCAGTATAGTTCTACTACCTCAACACCTAATTTTTTGCATAGTGCTGGAACCGCAATCCCACCAGTGGAATTCACTCCATCCACCACTACCTTGAAGTTTCCTTTTTGAATGGCTTCGGCTTGAACCAGAGGCAATCGCAGCACCTCATCTATGTGCCTATCGATATAGTCGGTAATGGTGGTTACCTGACCTAGATCATCAACTTCCGCGTAAGCGAAATCTTCTGCATCTGCAGTATCCAATATTTTCTGACCTTCTACTCCATCCAGAAATTCTCCTTTGTTGTTGAGCAGTTTTAGGGCATTCCATTGTTTTGGATTATGGCTGGCAGTTAAAATGATACCGCCATCTGCTTTTTCCATAGGTACGGCAACTTCTACCGTAGGTGTGGTACTCAATCCCAAATCAATAACATCACAACCTACACCTACCAACGTATTTTGAACCAACGACTGGATCATAGAACCACTAATGCGGGCATCACGACCTATTACTACCACAGGTTTTTCTTTACCAGAAGCCGTTTTTATCCATTTCCCATAAGCGCTTGCAAACTTTACGGCGTCTAATGGTGTGAGGTTATCACCTGGTGCTCCACCTATGGTTCCACGTATTCCTGAAATAGATTTTATTAATGTCATGTTGTTTATGCCTTACATTTACGGCAAATGTAGTTTTCTACGCCATTAACCGCAATTCCATCGATGAATTATCTTGCCCACATCCTTCTTTCTGGAGATCACAAAGAGCTGCGAATAGGGAATTTTATAGCAGATTCTGTTAGAGGAAAGGACTTTTCACGGTTTCCAGAAGATGTTGCACGTGGTATCACTATTCATCGGCTCATTGATTCTTACACTGATTCTCATGAAATCGTAAGCGAAAGCAAAGAATTGATAAGGCCTGTCTACGGATTATGGAGTAGTGTGATTGTTGATTTGTACTATGACCATTTTCTAGCTGCCAACTGGTCCATGTATCACTCACAAGATCTAGAAGGCTTTACATTGGATTTTTATCAAGACCTGAAAGATCGTTGGGATATCCTGCCAAGGCGCATACAACGCTTCTACCCTATCATGGTTGAGCACAACTGGTTGTACAGCTACCGCACGATAGAAGGAATGGGTAAAATCCTGTATCAAATGGACCAACGCACCAAAAACAAGAGCAAGATGCAATTTGCATTGAAGGAATTGCGCGAACACTATGACGAGCTTGAAGATCAATTCCATAGGTTTTTTAAGGAACTACAGGATTTCTCTAATGACTTGATACAAAAAATGCCGCTCGATTGAGCGGCATTTTTGTGAAGTGGATAAACCTATTTATTAGGGATGATTAAATCCTGTCCTGGATGAATCATATCTGGATTTTTCAGCTTGTCTGTGTTGGCTTCAAAAATCTTTTTATACTTCATAGGATCTCCATAATAGTGCTTGGCTATCAAACTAAGAGACTCACCTTTTTCTACGGTATGAATGGCATAAACAGAGCTATCAGCTACCTTAATATCTGCCATAAGATCTGACGGATTCTCACCACCTACTTTTTTGATCTCGTCCCACAAAAGGTCCTTCTCATAAGGTGTAGAAGCTGTTCCCGTAATTTCTAGTTTTCCATTATTGACTTTTACATCGCCACCATGGATATTTAATTTTTCTCCTAGATCTAGGACGCTTTGATATTTCTGCTTTACCATTTTATTTGATTTTTAGGTTAGATATTAAAGATACCTATTTGCTTGACGATTCAAAAGCAATAGGTATAAAATAAGCTATCTCTACATCTACACCATTCTGATTGACAATCAAATTTGATTTTTATCAATAAGGAAAACTCGATTTATTCATCTTCTTTGATGGTTGTGTAAACATTGTTTACATCGTCATCTTCTTCCAGTTTCTCCAAAAGTTTGTCAACGTCTTCACGCTGCTCATCAGTCAATTCTTTTTGAACGGTTGGGATGTATTCAAATCCAGAACTTAATATTTCAAGTCCCATTTCTTCCAGTCCAGATTGCATCGCACCATAGTTTTGAAAATCTGCATAGATCATGATTCCATCAACGCTATTGTCATCGTCTTCATCTTTCTCATCCAGGAACAATTCCTCAGCTCCATAGTCGATCAACTCCAGCTCTAACTCTTCCAGGTCTTTTCCTTCTGCTGGAATTCGGAAATGACACTTATGCTCAAACATAAATTCAACCGATCCACTGGTGCCTAAACTACCATCGTACTTTGTAAAGTAGCTACGTACGTTAGCTACCGTTCTGTTATTGTTGTCTGTAGAAGTCTCTACAAGAACAGCGATACCATGAGGTGCATAGCCTTCAAATAGCACCGTTTCATAATTTTTAGTATCCTTATCGCTTGCTTTTTTAATCGCGCGCTCCACATTCGCCTTAGGCATGTTGACCGACTTTGCATTCTGGATAACGGCACGCAACTTTGCGTTGGAATCTGGATCTGGACCACCTTCTTTTACAGCGATCACGATATCTTTCCCTATACGTGTAAATGCTTTTGACATGGCGCTCCATCGTTTCATCTTGCGCGCCTTGCGGAATTCAAATGCTCTTCCCATTGATTACTTAAATTTTGAAGTGTAAAATTAAGGTTATGCTCTATCTCTTGCAACCACAAAAAAAACCGCCATTAAGGCGGTTTCATAATTTATCAATACGATTTACTCTTCTATGACAATGAGTGGCTGGATATCACCTCTTATTCGTTCATAAAGATCAAGCTGTTCTCTTACTAAAATATCTGTCATCTCACGACCTTGCTCGACATATAACGATTGTAATACTTCATTTTTTTCTGCTAAGGTGAGATCTTTATTACCCAGAACTAAGTCACGCTGTGCGTTAAAAGTGGCATTTACCTTTTCTACGAGTAGCAATTGCTTTTCAGTTAGAGAAAGTTGTTTATCCATTTCTCTGGCTAGTTCCTTTCCTTCTTCTTTCTGGCGTTCATTAGGTTCTGGTGCCACATAATCTTGAGCGGCTGCTAGCCCACTAATCAATAATACCGCAATAATTAATAATCGTTTCATGTTTTTATTTCCAAGTTAGCCACATTTCGTGGGATTTTTCTTAAGACTTTTCTAAAATACAAGCATAAAAAAACCTCGCCAGTAGCGAGGTTTCTATTTTAAAAGAGAAAATTACTCATCTCCTACAATATGCTCAATGGCTGCGGCAAGTTTAAAATCCTTTTCCGTTAGACCACCTGCGTCATGTGTGCTCAGGGTAATTTCCAGTGTGTTATATACGTTGTGCCAGTCTGGATGGTGTTCCATCTTTTCGGCTTCCATGGCTATTCTTGTCATTACTGAAAAGGCATCCATGAAATTGTCAAATTCAAAAGTAGTGTGAATGGCATCATCATAATAATCCCATCCTTCTACTTTTTCCAGATGTTTTTCAATCTGTGCTTCGGTTAGTTTTTCCATTTCTATTTTTCGTCGCTGTCTAGTGCGTTTTTGATTTTACGTTTTGCCTCGCCAAAAGCTTCTTTCACTTTCCCTTTGGCTTGATCAGCTTTTCCTTCTGCCTCGGTAGATTTGTCTCCAGTTACTTTACCATAACCTTCTTTTACTTTTCCTTTGGCTTGATCCATTTTTCCTTCGATTTCTTTATCGCTCATGATTTCTAATTTATAAGTTATACCTAAAGTTACCACGCTTTCGCGAAAGCGAACAAAACGAAATCATAATCTTATATAAAGCTTTCCCAATACGTTTGAGATATATTTACCGCATGAAACGACTCCTGCTTTTACTCATTTTTCCAGCCATGGCGATAGCACAACGCGCAAATGAAGATGTGCCTGTGCATTTGCGGGAAATTCCACGATATAACCTTTCCATTGATCTGGGTATAGCCGAACCTACTGGAGATTATCAAGACATTTCACGCTCTGGGTTGTCCGTTGGACTTACTTATGATTATTACTTCAATAAGAATGTAGGGTTAAGCATAGGTGCTCGTCACACTTATAACGAGACGGCTTTTGCTGCCGTGTATGATGTGGATAATACATCGCTGTCAAGCCTAAGTGTTGGAATCGTAGGTTCAAAAACCTTTAATCGTTTTCAGGTAGATGCCTTTGCTAGATTTGGAATAGGTTATCTCAATACAAATTCTGAAGATGCGGTAAGCCAGAACAATCAGCAAAATTATTCACCAAACAATGATGCTATAAAAGAGTTTCCGTTAGTCTTAGAAACCGGCCTACGATTTAATTATTACTTCCGTCGTAGTGTGCAGCTGTACTTTGCGCCACAATATCATGGGTCGCTGGGTGATGCTCTTGCTTATGATAATAGACGCGACATCTTTTTTAGTGATGATCCAGTCTTTCAAACCGGGTTACAGCCCAGTTTTGATATTTCCAATCTCATTTTTTCGGTAGGAATCAAGTTTGCCTTGAACGCTGAATATACCAACGGCGAGCTGCGTGACGATAGCGAGCCAGACAATTAACAAAGGATTGAGAGCCGTACTTTTGTTTAGGGATTATCTTTAATCGCTAAACAAAACGTATTGAAACTTTACCAGATCCATACCAAACAAAAGCTTCCCATATCGCTTGACCAAGCCTGGGATTTTTTAACAGATCCCAACAATCTCAAGCTACTCACGCCTCCAGAAATGGAAATGACCGTTCTATATGGAACAGAACGCGGCATGTATCCAGGACAACTTATAGAATATAGTGTCAAGCCGCTACCCTTTTTTAAGACCAATTGGGTCACGCACATCACACAGGTGAAAGACAAAGAATACTTTGTCGACGAACAAATGTATGGACCTTATGCCACGTGGCACCACAAACATTTTATAAGTGAGATTCCAGGCGGCACTCTTATGGAGGATATTGTTCATTATAGATTGCCCATGGGCATTTTGGGCAAAATAGTGCAGCCCTTTCTAGTGAAACCTAAGCTAGAAGAAATATTTCGCTTTCGCGAAAGCGCACTCATTAAAAAATTTGGTGTTTACACAGCACCGTCAGATCAATCAACTTTAAAACAAGATATACTCAATTAACATGTCAAGAAATATACTACTTATAGGCGGCAGCCACGGAATAGGAAACGCTATCGTTCAACACCTTCATGAAGGAAACAACGTTTTTGTAGCATCCAGAGAAAATGAAAACCTACCAGATGGTGTGACTCACATCACCTTTGATGCCAGTGCGGACTCCATAGACACCAGTCAATTACCAGAATCGTTGGACGGTTTTGTTTACTGTCCTGGAAGCATCAATTTGAAACCTTTCAAAATGTTGAAACAGGAACAGTTTGAAGAAGATATGGCCATCAATTTTTTCTCTTTGATTAAGGTCACTAGAGATATCATGCCATTGTTAACTAAGAGTGGTAACGGTAGCGTGGTTTTCTTTTCCACCGTAGCCGTACAAACAGGTATGCCATTTCACACCAGCGTAGCCGCTGCCAAAGGTGCTATTGAAGGTTTTGCAAAAGCCCTAGCGGCAGAATATGCACCAACCGTACGAGTAAACGTCATCGCACCATCATTGGTGGACACACCACTTGCTGGTCGTTTATTGAACAGCGATGATAAAAAAGAAAAAATGGGTAACCTACATCCATTAAAGCGCGTAGGAACTGCTGAAGATATTGCAGGCCTAGCCGTTTACCTATTGGAACAAAATGCAGGATGGATGACAGGCCAGGTTTTAGGTCTTGACGGTGGTAAATCCACATTAGATTTGGGATAAAATGGCAGATGCAGTAAATGTTTTTTGGTTTAGACGTGATTTACGATTAGATGATAATGTAGGTTTCTATGAGGCTTTATCAGCAGATTTGCCGGTGCTGCCTATTTTCATTTTTGATAAGGAAATTCTTGATAAACTACCTGAAGATGATGCTCGTGTCACTTTTATCTATGAAGAATTGCAACGTATGCGTTCGCAACTTCAGGATGAAGTGGGAAGTTCCATCGCGATGTATTATGGTAAACCCGAAGATGTCTGGAAACAGATCCTCAAAGATCACGATGTAAATGCTGTTTTTACCAATCACGACTATGAACCTTATGCCAAGGAACGTGATGCTGCCATCAAAGATCTACTAGAAAAAGAAGAAATAGCATTCCACACGTTTAAAGATCAGGTGATTTTTGAAAAGGATGAAGTCGTTAAAAATGATGGCGATCCTTATGTTGTTTATACACCATACAAAAACAAATGGCTGGAACGTTTTGAAGAAGAACATAAAGATGCAGATGGCCTGCGTATTTACTATACCAGCTCCGTTCTAGAGAATTGTATCCAGAATTCTAGGTTACCCAATCTCAGTTTGAGCGATATGGGTTTCAGAAAGTCATCCATTGAGGTTCCTGAATATGATGTGACTCCAACGACGATTGAGCAATACGAAAAGACTAGAAATTTCCCGGCTCAAGACGGCACTACCCGATTAGGAGTTTATTTAAGGTTTGGTGTGGCAAGTCCGCGTAAGATGGTCAAAAAAGGATTACAATCCAACAACAAGGTTTTTCTATCAGAGTTGATTTGGCGAGAGTTTTTTATGCAGATTCTTTACCACTATCCAGAAACTACGGACAATGCCTTTAGAGCGAAATATGATCGTATTGAATGGCGCAACAATGAGGAAGAGTTTGAAAAATGGAAAACGGGAACGACAGGATATAAATTAGTCGATGCAGGAATGCGCGAGCTCAATACAACAGGCTATATGCACAATCGCGTGCGCATGCTGGTCGCCAGCTTTTTATGCAAGCATTTACTGATCGACTGGCGTTGGGGCGAAACTTATTTTGCCGAGAAATTATTGGACTACGAACTTTCCAGCAATGTAGGCAACTGGCAATGGGCTGCTGGTAGTGGTGTGGATGCAGCGCCGTACTTTAGGATATTTAATCCCATTACTCAAAAGGACAAGTTTGATAAAGACAGAAAATACATCAATGAGTTTGTACCAGAACATGATACTGATGATTATCCTGAAATGATCGTGGATCACAAAGAAGCAAGAGAACGCTGTTTGAAAACCTACAAGGCTGCTGTATCTTAGCTTGATAAATTTGTCTCGCATGTTCTCTCGATGTTGCTTCATCGCCCTTTTACTCATCTCACTTAGTTGCAAAAATGTAGCACCAACGGCACCAGTGATGGAAAGCATCGACACGGTCGCTGTTGAGGAAGAAAGCATCTCTTATACACCACTAGAAAAAGATGAAGAAGTAGAAGATCTGGAAGAACCTTTAAATAATTACGAAGAAGAATACAGCGATCAACATCTGGAATTTGTTTATGAAGCCTTTGATATTGCGAAGGTTTTGGAAAGGTTGCAATTGGGCGAATTGATTGCCGATCGTAATGTCTCAACCTTATTGAATGCTGATTTGAGAGAAGGCGATACAGTGGTGCAAGACATCCTTGAAACTGGTGACGGTACGTTTGATATTTATAAATTGGTAGATGAATATGATAATGAACTTGCGTATTTCTATTTTGAATCAGATGTCATCAGTACCATTGAAATTGTACATCCAGGCGGCGTTCCAGATGCCATGATCCGTCCAGGATTGACTTTTGAAAAACTGCGTAAAACCTATGAGAACCCAGTAGCTTATGGCAGCGAGATTGAGGCTCGAGTCTTTGTACAGGAAGATGGAGTCAGTTTTAGAATGGACACTTCTTACGGTGTTTATGAACCCATCGATCTCGAGGACGACATTGAAATTCTCTATATCCAATTCTAAATATTAGATGTTTTTGGAAGAGTTCGCTTTCGCGAAAGCGAAAACGTTGTAGTTTCTACCCAATGAGTTTATAGTAACCATTTTACTTTTAAGTATCTGTAAATAAATTATTTACAGATAAATTTTCAATTACTATGACATACTACTAGATAGCTAAAATATTTTTTGGCACGCTGGTTGATTTGTTAATAGTAGTGGACGATGTTGTTCACTGCTAATACCTTTCAATTATGAAAAAGCTATCTACCCTATTAGCGATGCTGTTCCTAGGATTTGGAATGGCGTCTGCAGAAAAACCAGCCGATGACGACACGCGTTATCGCGGTTATTCCAACAGCTTTATTTTCACAGAAGGTGGAATTGAATTTGCCGTTTTCCCTGATGGTCAGTTTGATTTTAATTTCTTGGATTATGGCCCTAGGTTTGGCGCCAACGTCAACATAGGCAATGTAAACGTTTCCTTTAATACGGGTTATGATTACGATCCTTATGTACAATATGATACCTATGGAGCGGTCATTCAAATCGAGAATACACCTATCTATTATGATGCCTATGGACGCATCATTCAAGCTGGTGATGTATTCATCAATTACAATAATGGATATGTTCGCAACATTGGAAATCTATATGTCAACTACAGTCGTCCAGGAGTAATCCTTAACTATACTGGTTTTATTAATGTTTACAATAGAAACTATGTTTACCAGCCATGGCATGGATACTATGCCGCGCCATTTGTAGATCGTGTAGTGGTATACAATAGACCTTATAGAGCATATTACAACCCGATTAGATTCTCTTATGCATACCATAGAAACTATTGGAATACGCCTACCTACTACAACGGTTGTTATATAGACAATAGAGTTCGTAGATCCTTCTATCGACCTTATGATCGTGTCGTATATAGAGATTATGAAAGAGGTCGTCGTGACAATCGCGGTCGAGCCATTTCCAATAGTCGTAGCAGCAGAGAGTATCGCAATAGTATTGCAAGCGGTCGACAATCCATATTTAGAAACGATAATTTCAATCGTCAAAACAGTAGATCGATTGCCAGTAACTCTAATGATAGAAGATCTAAAGTAGTTACACCTCGTAATAATGATCGTAGCACGAGAGCTATCTCAAATACTAGGTCAACCGCTGGTAATTCTAGAGGTGTTTTTGACAATCGTCAGAGCAATACGACCAGAATGTCCACTTCTAGACCCAGTCCCAATGTTGGGATTACAGGAAGATCAGTTGGGAACGTGAGCAACTCTAATAGAACATCGACTCGTGTGAATACCAACAGTCGCGTGGCAAATGAGCGTAAAGCGGTTAGTACCAGATCAAATACGTCCACTAGAG is from Nonlabens sp. YIK11 and encodes:
- a CDS encoding outer membrane beta-barrel protein, with the translated sequence MKRLLLLLIFPAMAIAQRANEDVPVHLREIPRYNLSIDLGIAEPTGDYQDISRSGLSVGLTYDYYFNKNVGLSIGARHTYNETAFAAVYDVDNTSLSSLSVGIVGSKTFNRFQVDAFARFGIGYLNTNSEDAVSQNNQQNYSPNNDAIKEFPLVLETGLRFNYYFRRSVQLYFAPQYHGSLGDALAYDNRRDIFFSDDPVFQTGLQPSFDISNLIFSVGIKFALNAEYTNGELRDDSEPDN
- a CDS encoding ACP phosphodiesterase, with the translated sequence MNYLAHILLSGDHKELRIGNFIADSVRGKDFSRFPEDVARGITIHRLIDSYTDSHEIVSESKELIRPVYGLWSSVIVDLYYDHFLAANWSMYHSQDLEGFTLDFYQDLKDRWDILPRRIQRFYPIMVEHNWLYSYRTIEGMGKILYQMDQRTKNKSKMQFALKELREHYDELEDQFHRFFKELQDFSNDLIQKMPLD
- a CDS encoding lysophospholipid acyltransferase family protein, whose amino-acid sequence is MQAAAFYIAYPFIWLIARLPFAVIYALSDVVYFILYYIIGYRKKVIASNIKIAFPGLNAQQVVALSKKSTRHFCDIFVEMIKSTGISRGEVQKRFVCDNVDEINAFAKAGQPIVLMLAHQASYEWTIALDDFLDFRTYVVYKPIKNPHFDQYIREVRSKFGSDLVPMKKAYNIIRASRNSDEAGLYALVADQAPKPSSAQFFTKFFDQVTPVFMGGERMAHQYGMPVYYLQVEKVRRGYYKAHFDKITLDASKEPEWLVTDSFFQKLEDQIRKQPEYYLWSHKRWKTKPQDVKRAVELSPRVHQ
- a CDS encoding YebC/PmpR family DNA-binding transcriptional regulator gives rise to the protein MGRAFEFRKARKMKRWSAMSKAFTRIGKDIVIAVKEGGPDPDSNAKLRAVIQNAKSVNMPKANVERAIKKASDKDTKNYETVLFEGYAPHGIAVLVETSTDNNNRTVANVRSYFTKYDGSLGTSGSVEFMFEHKCHFRIPAEGKDLEELELELIDYGAEELFLDEKDEDDDNSVDGIMIYADFQNYGAMQSGLEEMGLEILSSGFEYIPTVQKELTDEQREDVDKLLEKLEEDDDVNNVYTTIKEDE
- a CDS encoding LysM peptidoglycan-binding domain-containing protein; translation: MVKQKYQSVLDLGEKLNIHGGDVKVNNGKLEITGTASTPYEKDLLWDEIKKVGGENPSDLMADIKVADSSVYAIHTVEKGESLSLIAKHYYGDPMKYKKIFEANTDKLKNPDMIHPGQDLIIPNK
- a CDS encoding rhomboid family intramembrane serine protease gives rise to the protein MFYSIDLVTIAIIAITCIISFKGFQDLEFFDRYKFNIYGIQRGEHFRFFTSGFLHLDLQHLFVNMLTLYFFANIVVSSLGDVSFVILYIVSLLGGNFLSYLFHKDEYHYSAIGASGAVSGILYSSILLSPEMMIYGIIPGYVFGIGYLVYSIYGIKNRVGNIGHDAHFGGAVAGYATTLIYDYRIILNEPITVIALLIPIIILFVLMKLGKI
- the glmM gene encoding phosphoglucosamine mutase, which codes for MTLIKSISGIRGTIGGAPGDNLTPLDAVKFASAYGKWIKTASGKEKPVVVIGRDARISGSMIQSLVQNTLVGVGCDVIDLGLSTTPTVEVAVPMEKADGGIILTASHNPKQWNALKLLNNKGEFLDGVEGQKILDTADAEDFAYAEVDDLGQVTTITDYIDRHIDEVLRLPLVQAEAIQKGNFKVVVDGVNSTGGIAVPALCKKLGVEVVELYCDPTGHFPHNPEPLKEHLGDLCAAVKEHQADFGITVDPDVDRLAFITETGEMFGEEYTLVACADYVLSKNKGNTVSNLSSSRALRDVTEKHGGTYQAAAVGEVNVVQKMKDVKAVIGGEGNGGIIYPDSHYGRDALVGIALFLSLLTEKKMKVSELRASYPSYFMSKKKVELTKGMPVDAILKDVEKKYASEDLTTIDGVKIDFENEWVHLRKSNTEPIIRIYTESASQESADQLADRFIDELEAIAQQHA
- a CDS encoding CsbD family protein yields the protein MSDKEIEGKMDQAKGKVKEGYGKVTGDKSTEAEGKADQAKGKVKEAFGEAKRKIKNALDSDEK
- a CDS encoding TlpA disulfide reductase family protein, with translation MRSVLPLFFITLCLLSCQENKGPAIITGKAPNVPNGIRVYLNEVDGNGSPIPLDTAIVMNEKFDFGLQEVQELSDQRLLTLDGANGILLFVSENQPIELELKKDSLVYSTVRAGKENEVFSEYLKMRVDQAVSTQNLRQDQQEVFDKEGQEGLERLKKEYETMQLTYNDNMINFIKKHPNEIVAPVALQSLYNEYRLEPEKIRELYNLIDKDLVDHPVMQSIDEKLVRVETVAIGKKAPYFEGKNPAGEVIKLPEVLGKVTLIDFWASWCGPCRRENPNVVEAYQKYHDKGFNIISVSLDQESDRDKWIAAIEDDQMTWNHISRLKKWQDPIAQLYNVSAIPATFLLDENGVIIEKNLRGKALHDKLEELLN
- a CDS encoding 4a-hydroxytetrahydrobiopterin dehydratase — translated: MEKLTEAQIEKHLEKVEGWDYYDDAIHTTFEFDNFMDAFSVMTRIAMEAEKMEHHPDWHNVYNTLEITLSTHDAGGLTEKDFKLAAAIEHIVGDE